A stretch of the Ptychodera flava strain L36383 chromosome 18, AS_Pfla_20210202, whole genome shotgun sequence genome encodes the following:
- the LOC139117239 gene encoding uncharacterized protein: MGKFTIVSWLKETMKESSMGSVRADKLWSRFEEATACTTNMRKSLGKTLKKIFPNIVVSTTRDKATKKTVNLYRGITWKSDSSHHDESVSLHDMRQYIPDTAIVLPRCGSDCIKLAIPSKIISNGNIVLKQIDIYRDHWELSIRGKNVDLRAIDIDSSLCTLSKDTIPEILSLVDKVKVCTGLPAKLTTNGHSMQYSSKCE; this comes from the exons ATGGGAAAGTTTACCATTGTTAGTTG GTTGAAGGAAACCATGAAAGAATCATCCATGGGATCTGTACGGGCAGATAAGTTATGGTCTAGATTTGAGGAAGCCACAGCATGCACCACCAATATGAGAAAATCGCTTGGAAAAACTCTCAAGAAGATATTTCCAAACATTGTTGTATCTACTACAAGGGACAAAGctacaaagaaaacagtcaatTTGTACAGAGGAATAACATGGAAGTCTGACTCTTCACATCACGATGAAAGTGTTTCCCTACATGACATGAGACAGTATATACCTGACACAGCAATTGTCTTACCCAGGTGTGGCAGTGATTGCATCAAGTTAGCCATTCCTTCAAAGATCATCAGTAATGGAAATATAGTTCTCAAACAAATTGATATCTACAGAGACCACTGGGAATTGAGTATCAGGGGCAAAAATGTGGACTTGAGAGCCATCGACATTGATTCAAGCCTGTGCACTCTAAGCAAAGACACAATTCCAGAGATCTTGTCCCTGGTAGACAAAGTGAAGGTGTGTACAGGACTACCTGCTAAACTGACAACAAATGGACACTCAATGCAGTATTCCTCCAAGTGTGAGTAG